One Rosa chinensis cultivar Old Blush chromosome 5, RchiOBHm-V2, whole genome shotgun sequence genomic region harbors:
- the LOC112165775 gene encoding subtilisin-like protease SBT4.3 isoform X2: MKTERSILCTWGHFHIRSTLHFLITMVCYRLLSIADMKEVVSVFPSTALQLQTRKSWDFMVFTEKIDRRGNVESDIIVDVIDSGIWPESESFNEEVFGPPPKKWKGACMGGFNFTCNNKLIGARYYSSLQSARDEVGHGSHTASTAAGNVVQGVSFYGLAQGTARGGVPSARIATYQVCDLDSFCSGHDVLAAFDDAIADGVDIITLSIGTDLRSEFYKDPIAIGSFHAMAKGILTSNSAGNEGPAGDTVSSAAPWTLTVAASSIDRRIIDKVVLGNGSILVGTSVNTFTLNGSSFPLIYGKDASRHECSDSQAGLCDEDCLDSDAVKGKIVLCDAFAEADFVAHKAGALGSILNNDGTGDFSNVVSLPAIALSYENYNAVKFYMNSTRDPRANILRSEVINDPAAPIVASFSSRGPNPITPDIIKPDITAPGVDILAAYSTVASISESPKDKRHVKYHILSGTSMSCPHAAAVAAYVKSFHPNWSPSAIKSSLMTTAWPMNNTNNAPAEFAYGSGHVNPVKAIDPGLVYETSKEDFINLLCMVYDEAKVRLISGDNSTCPTGSDKGSPKDLNYPSMAAANITPKKPFTINFHRTVKNVGLANSTYNATIFQSSKDVDIKVVPEFLSFKSLNEEKSFDVAVVGKGLIGGSLISSSLVWSDGIHNVRSPVVVRTEIA, encoded by the exons ATGAAGACGGAAAG GTCCATATTGTGTACATGGGGTCACTTTCATATAAGGAGTACTCTCCATTTTCTCATCACCATGGTATGCTACAGACTGTTGTCCATAGCAG ATATGAAGGAAGTAGTATCTGTCTTCCCGAGCACAGCATTACAACTTCAAACAAGAAAATCTTGGGACTTCATGGTTTTCACTGAGAAAATTGATAGACGAGGCAATGTTGAGAGTGATATTATTGTGGATGTGATTGACTCTGGAATTTGGCCTGAATCAGAAAGCTTCAATGAGGAAGTTTTTGGTCCTCCTCCTAAGAAGTGGAAAGGTGCTTGTATGGGCGGCTTCAATTTCACTTGCAACAA CAAACTCATTGGAGCTCGGTATTACTCATCACTGCAGTCTGCAAGAGATGAAGTTGGTCATGGAAGCCACACTGCTTCAACAGCAGCAGGGAATGTTGTGCAGGGTGTTAGCTTTTACGGACTAGCACAAGGTACTGCAAGAGGAGGAGTTCCCTCTGCAAGAATTGCAACATATCAAGTATGTGATTTGGATTCGTTCTGTAGCGGACACGATGTGTTGGCTGCTTTCGATGATGCCATTGCTGATGGAGTTGACATCATTACACTTTCCATCGGAACAGATCTTCGATCTGAATTTTACAAGGATCCTATTGCAATTGGTTCTTTTCATGCCATGGCAAAAGGGATACTAACCTCCAACTCTGCTGGCAATGAAGGTCCTGCCGGCGATACTGTGTCAAGTGCAGCACCTTGGACACTTACAGTTGCAGCAAGTAGCATTGATCGTCGGATCATTGACAAGGTTGTTCTTGGAAATGGAAGCATACTAGTC GGGACTTCAGTGAACACTTTCACATTAAATGGATCAAGTTTTCCTCTGATATATGGAAAAGATGCTTCACGTCATGAATGCTCGGACTCCCAAGCTGG GTTATGTGATGAAGATTGCCTTGACAGTGATGCAGTTAAGGGAAAGATTGTGCTGTGTGATGCATTCGCTGAAGCAGATTTTGTGGCTCATAAAGCTGGTGCACTAGGTTCTATTTTAAATAATGACGGAACTGGTGATTTTTCTAATGTTGTCTCATTACCTGCAATAGCTTTAAGCTATGAAAACTATAATGCAGTCAAGTTTTACATGAACTCCACTAG AGATCCTCGAGCAAACATATTAAGAAGTGAAGTCATAAATGACCCGGCTGCACCAATTGTCGCTTCCTTCTCTTCACGTGGACCGAATCCAATTACACCTGACATTATAAAG CCAGATATAACTGCGCCTGGTGTAGACATTTTGGCTGCATATTCGACTGTTGCCTCAATTTCAGAGAGCCCCAAAGACAAGAGGCATGTAAAGTACCATATATTATCTGGAACCTCCATGTCTTGCCCTCatgctgctgctgttgctgcGTATGTTAAATCATTCCATCCCAATTGGTCTCCATCAGCTATAAAATCATCTCTTATGACTACTG CTTGGCCAATGAATAATACCAACAATGCACCTGCTGAGTTTGCTTATGGATCTGGACATGTCAATCCTGTAAAAGCTATAGATCCGGGGCTTGTTTATGAAACTTCTAAAGAAGATTTCATAAACCTACTTTGCATGGTCTATGATGAAGCCAAAGTGAGACTGATATCAGGAGATAACAGCACTTGCCCTACAGGCTCTGACAAAGGATCACCAAAGGATCTTAACTACCCTTCAATGGCTGCAGCAAACATTACACCGAAGAAACCTTTTACGATTAACTTTCATAGAACAGTTAAAAATGTTGGCCTTGCAAACTCTACTTACAATGCCACCATCTTCCAAAGTTCCAAAGACGTGGATATCAAAGTTGTGCCTGAATTTCTATCCTTCAAGTCCTTGAATGAGGAGAAGAGCTTTGATGTGGCTGTTGTTGGAAAAGGTTTGATAGGTGGATCACTAATTTCTTCGTCACTGGTTTGGTCTGATGGTATTCATAACGTTAGGAGTCCAGTTGTGGTGCGTACTGAAATAGCCTAA
- the LOC112165775 gene encoding subtilisin-like protease SBT4.3 isoform X1 encodes MKTERSILCTWGHFHIRSTLHFLITMVCYRLLSIADMKEVVSVFPSTALQLQTRKSWDFMVFTEKIDRRGNVESDIIVDVIDSGIWPESESFNEEVFGPPPKKWKGACMGGFNFTCNNLSLLCKANDEDRKVHIVYLGSLPNTVYSPSSHHLGILQKVVQGRGSLKNYLIRSYKRSFNGFAANLTDQEREKLANMKEVVSIFQSTKFKLQTTRSWDFMGFHECINRNATIESDVIIGVIDSGIWPESESFQDKGFGLAPKKWKGACNGGKNFTCNNKLIGARYYSSLQSARDEVGHGSHTASTAAGNVVQGVSFYGLAQGTARGGVPSARIATYQVCDLDSFCSGHDVLAAFDDAIADGVDIITLSIGTDLRSEFYKDPIAIGSFHAMAKGILTSNSAGNEGPAGDTVSSAAPWTLTVAASSIDRRIIDKVVLGNGSILVGTSVNTFTLNGSSFPLIYGKDASRHECSDSQAGLCDEDCLDSDAVKGKIVLCDAFAEADFVAHKAGALGSILNNDGTGDFSNVVSLPAIALSYENYNAVKFYMNSTRDPRANILRSEVINDPAAPIVASFSSRGPNPITPDIIKPDITAPGVDILAAYSTVASISESPKDKRHVKYHILSGTSMSCPHAAAVAAYVKSFHPNWSPSAIKSSLMTTAWPMNNTNNAPAEFAYGSGHVNPVKAIDPGLVYETSKEDFINLLCMVYDEAKVRLISGDNSTCPTGSDKGSPKDLNYPSMAAANITPKKPFTINFHRTVKNVGLANSTYNATIFQSSKDVDIKVVPEFLSFKSLNEEKSFDVAVVGKGLIGGSLISSSLVWSDGIHNVRSPVVVRTEIA; translated from the exons ATGAAGACGGAAAG GTCCATATTGTGTACATGGGGTCACTTTCATATAAGGAGTACTCTCCATTTTCTCATCACCATGGTATGCTACAGACTGTTGTCCATAGCAG ATATGAAGGAAGTAGTATCTGTCTTCCCGAGCACAGCATTACAACTTCAAACAAGAAAATCTTGGGACTTCATGGTTTTCACTGAGAAAATTGATAGACGAGGCAATGTTGAGAGTGATATTATTGTGGATGTGATTGACTCTGGAATTTGGCCTGAATCAGAAAGCTTCAATGAGGAAGTTTTTGGTCCTCCTCCTAAGAAGTGGAAAGGTGCTTGTATGGGCGGCTTCAATTTCACTTGCAACAA TTTGAGCTTATTGTGCAAAGCCAATGATGAAGATAGGAAG GTTCACATTGTATACTTAGGGTCACTTCCTAATACGGTGTACTCACCATCGTCTCACCACCTTGGTATATTACAGAAAGTTGTCCAGGGAAG AGGTTCTCTCAAAAATTACCTGATCAGAAGCTACAAAAGGAGTTTCAATGGATTTGCTGCCAATCTGACTGACCAGGAAAGAGAAAAACTTGCTA ACATGAAGGAAGTAGTCTCCATCTTCCAGAGCACAAAATTCAAACTCCAAACAACAAGATCTTGGGATTTTATGGGATTCCATGAGTGTATCAACCGAAATGCTACTATCGAAAGTGATGTAATTATTGGTGTTATTGATAGTGGAATTTGGCCTGAATCAGAGAGCTTTCAAGACAAAGGCTTTGGTCTGGCTCCTAAAAAGTGGAAAGGTGCTTGCAATGGAGGCAAGAATTTCACTTGCAACAA CAAACTCATTGGAGCTCGGTATTACTCATCACTGCAGTCTGCAAGAGATGAAGTTGGTCATGGAAGCCACACTGCTTCAACAGCAGCAGGGAATGTTGTGCAGGGTGTTAGCTTTTACGGACTAGCACAAGGTACTGCAAGAGGAGGAGTTCCCTCTGCAAGAATTGCAACATATCAAGTATGTGATTTGGATTCGTTCTGTAGCGGACACGATGTGTTGGCTGCTTTCGATGATGCCATTGCTGATGGAGTTGACATCATTACACTTTCCATCGGAACAGATCTTCGATCTGAATTTTACAAGGATCCTATTGCAATTGGTTCTTTTCATGCCATGGCAAAAGGGATACTAACCTCCAACTCTGCTGGCAATGAAGGTCCTGCCGGCGATACTGTGTCAAGTGCAGCACCTTGGACACTTACAGTTGCAGCAAGTAGCATTGATCGTCGGATCATTGACAAGGTTGTTCTTGGAAATGGAAGCATACTAGTC GGGACTTCAGTGAACACTTTCACATTAAATGGATCAAGTTTTCCTCTGATATATGGAAAAGATGCTTCACGTCATGAATGCTCGGACTCCCAAGCTGG GTTATGTGATGAAGATTGCCTTGACAGTGATGCAGTTAAGGGAAAGATTGTGCTGTGTGATGCATTCGCTGAAGCAGATTTTGTGGCTCATAAAGCTGGTGCACTAGGTTCTATTTTAAATAATGACGGAACTGGTGATTTTTCTAATGTTGTCTCATTACCTGCAATAGCTTTAAGCTATGAAAACTATAATGCAGTCAAGTTTTACATGAACTCCACTAG AGATCCTCGAGCAAACATATTAAGAAGTGAAGTCATAAATGACCCGGCTGCACCAATTGTCGCTTCCTTCTCTTCACGTGGACCGAATCCAATTACACCTGACATTATAAAG CCAGATATAACTGCGCCTGGTGTAGACATTTTGGCTGCATATTCGACTGTTGCCTCAATTTCAGAGAGCCCCAAAGACAAGAGGCATGTAAAGTACCATATATTATCTGGAACCTCCATGTCTTGCCCTCatgctgctgctgttgctgcGTATGTTAAATCATTCCATCCCAATTGGTCTCCATCAGCTATAAAATCATCTCTTATGACTACTG CTTGGCCAATGAATAATACCAACAATGCACCTGCTGAGTTTGCTTATGGATCTGGACATGTCAATCCTGTAAAAGCTATAGATCCGGGGCTTGTTTATGAAACTTCTAAAGAAGATTTCATAAACCTACTTTGCATGGTCTATGATGAAGCCAAAGTGAGACTGATATCAGGAGATAACAGCACTTGCCCTACAGGCTCTGACAAAGGATCACCAAAGGATCTTAACTACCCTTCAATGGCTGCAGCAAACATTACACCGAAGAAACCTTTTACGATTAACTTTCATAGAACAGTTAAAAATGTTGGCCTTGCAAACTCTACTTACAATGCCACCATCTTCCAAAGTTCCAAAGACGTGGATATCAAAGTTGTGCCTGAATTTCTATCCTTCAAGTCCTTGAATGAGGAGAAGAGCTTTGATGTGGCTGTTGTTGGAAAAGGTTTGATAGGTGGATCACTAATTTCTTCGTCACTGGTTTGGTCTGATGGTATTCATAACGTTAGGAGTCCAGTTGTGGTGCGTACTGAAATAGCCTAA
- the LOC112165776 gene encoding pentatricopeptide repeat-containing protein At2g01860, protein MDCMVFGMIPILCPQNFARNDRVAFMVRPSSTRRRSLPKNLRYPRQAKLPPDLGVNQFLNKTSNDASEPEFPEEEEKYTEDGDIVWESDEIEAIQSLFQGRIPQKPGSLNRQRPLPLPLPYKVRPSRLPSPKKNAVKIGPMSKQVYKNPNALVGLAREIRSLAADKDVGIVLNKRVHFLRKGSLSMTIRELGHMGLPERALQTFCWAQKQPQLYPDDRILSSTVEVLARNHELKLPFNLDKFTSSASRGVIEAMVRGFIKGGSLHLAWKLVSVAKDNQRKLDPSLYAKLIVEFGKNPDKHMVVMTLLEELGEREDLSLSQQDCTAIMKVCIRLGKFEVVESVYDWFRQSGHDPTVVIYTTLIHSRYSEKRYREALAVVWEMEASNCLFDFPAYRVVIKLFVALNDLARAARYFSKLKEAGFTPTYDVYRDLIRIYMVSGRLAKCREICKEVEMGGLKLDQETMSHLLQLEREKRFGI, encoded by the coding sequence ATGGATTGCATGGTCTTTGGTATGATTCCCATTTTGTGCCCGCAGAATTTTGCAAGGAATGATAGGGTGGCTTTCATGGTGCGTCCTAGTAGTACAAGGAGAAGAAGCCTGCCCAAGAACCTTCGCTATCCGCGGCAAGCAAAGCTTCCTCCTGATCTCGGAGTCAACCAATTCTTGAACAAGACAAGCAATGATGCCAGTGAGCCAGAGTtccctgaagaagaagaaaagtataCTGAAGATGGCGACATTGTTTGGGAATCGGATGAAATTGAAGCTATTCAGTCACTTTTCCAAGGGAGAATACCCCAAAAGCCGGGGAGTTTGAATAGGCAGAGGCCTCTACCACTCCCACTTCCTTACAAGGTTCGACCTTCCAGACTTCCATCACCCAAGAAAAACGCTGTTAAGATTGGACCAATGTCTAAGCAAGTGTACAAGAACCCCAATGCCCTTGTTGGTTTGGCAAGGGAAATTAGAAGCCTTGCAGCGGATAAAGATGTGGGCATAGTTCTCAACAAGAGGGTTCACTTTCTGCGAAAAGGGTCTCTCTCCATGACAATTCGGGAATTGGGTCACATGGGGCTTCCTGAGAGGGCTCTGCAGACCTTCTGTTGGGCTCAGAAACAGCCTCAGCTGTACCCTGATGACCGGATTTTGAGTTCGACAGTTGAGGTCCTGGCAAGGAACCATGAGCTGAAACTGCCATTTAATTTGGACAAGTTCACTAGTTCTGCGAGTCGTGGTGTGATTGAGGCAATGGTGAGAGGTTTCATTAAAGGAGGAAGCTTGCACCTAGCTTGGAAGCTAGTATCGGTAGCCAAGGATAATCAAAGGAAGCTGGATCCCAGCTTGTATGCCAAGCTAATAGTAGAGTTTGGGAAAAATCCTGATAAACATATGGTTGTAATGACCTTACTGGAGGAGCTTGGAGAAAGAGAAGACTTGAGTTTAAGCCAACAGGACTGTACTGCTATTATGAAAGTATGCATTAggcttggaaaatttgaagtgGTCGAGAGTGTTTATGATTGGTTTAGACAATCTGGACACGATCCAACTGTCGTTATTTACACAACTTTGATTCACAGCCGCTACTCTGAGAAGAGATACAGGGAGGCCTTGGCTGTGGTTTGGGAAATGGAGGCTTcaaattgtctctttgactTTCCAGCTTATCGAGTTGTAATAAAACTTTTTGTTGCTCTGAATGATCTTGCAAGGGCAGcaagatatttttcaaaactTAAAGAAGCAGGTTTTACACCAACATATGACGTATACCGGGATTTGATCAGAATTTACATGGTTTCTGGGCGGCTAGCCAAGTGTAGAGAGATTTGCAAGGAGGTAGAGATGGGAGGACTGAAGTTGGATCAAGAAACAATGTCTCATTTGTTGCaattagaaagagagaaaaggtTTGGTATTTAA